In Erigeron canadensis isolate Cc75 chromosome 8, C_canadensis_v1, whole genome shotgun sequence, the DNA window TGGCAATAGCCCATGAGTATCCGTCCAGTTTTTTCTCCGAGTATGTTTTTTATGACCTTGATAAAACCCGGGTATCGTGTAATTCGATATAGGAATATTTTGGCTAGGTTTAGTAGCATTTATTTGATCATGGTATCGTATAGTGATGTTAATTTGATCATAGTAAATACCTTTGTCCTTATTTTCGTTATCGAGTTTGATATCGAGGTAAATGGATTGGTAAGATGTGGAGTTCAAGGTTTTGTTTAAGGCCGGAATGTAAACATcttggattgataatactgGATTTGAAGTACGTAGACTTAGCCACATAAAGAGGGCCGTAAGTCCTAGAGTTAGGACGAAACTAAAACAACAGCGGAAACAGGCTGTTCCGCTGTTGTTTTGGGTGTTGTAATCGGAcatagtttttgattttttttggtttattgtgCTATGTGTGGAGAGTAAAGTGTCTggattgaagaagatgaaagggATTTTTGTTGGTGTGGAGTGTTGACTACTTGACTCAGGTGGGTTGTTGGGTTGACTATTTGATACCATTTCTATTTCAATGTAAAATTCTACCCATGTATGGGGAAATATCCTAGTAATTTACAAACATAAGTAATCAACATTAACTTCGTCCATTTTTTAAGAGCTtgacatattaataaaaaaatatttattaacaGTATGCagtgtaaaataaaaatattattatgtaatttttattattgacTCATGTTGAGTATCTTGTTAGTAATACTTTATGTTACtcctattattttataaatcatGTTTAAATGATTGATCATGAAGATACTGACTCTAATGAACCCACAAACATTAAGATACTATCTGCAGACTGCAGTCCACAACTACAAACATTCATTTCACGTTTAGCATACAAGAACTAGCTAGTTCAGAATAAAAAGGCTACTTTATATTGCTGctgacccttttttttttttttttttttttttttttttgtctttggaAATTAAATGAGCCAAGATGCTTTACAAACCAATATTCCTACAATACCTTGAACTTTGTCTGTATGGTTCGAACTCCTCAAAAACGACTAAACGATAACCCAATATTTAATAACAACACATGTTAGATAGGCATTATTAAGTAGGGAAATAGTAATACAAGCCCTGCATCAACATCAACTGAAAAAACTtcaaacaaagaagaaaaacgGGGAATAGTACGTTGATAGATGGTAAGACCCAAGCGAATTGAAGAAAAATAGATTAAATTCTTTACAACTAACTGCAAGCTCAGTACGTCAGAGGAAGACAAAACTACTTGGTTCATGCTAAGACCCAAAAGTTACTGTTAATAAGTGTAGCgattcataaataaaaaaaaatgaaaccagAAGCCAGGACCCTTGTTATCACTTGTCGCCCCGTCAGTCTTTCTCTTGTTCCTTTTAAGTTGATCTACACGCAGACTCCTGTTAAATATTCGTTGTATGAAAGGATTAGCTAGGCCACAAGCTAAGTGAAGAAAATGAATtatcaacaaaataaaatttttaaataagtgATGCTTGTGTATGGATATTAATAGCTAACTCTGTCTGACCCTGCACATTGGTAAATTAATCTCTTGTACGTGTTTCTGtagtgaaaaaaaataaaatggagtTTTTGCTTAAACAATGTAAATGAATTCTCATTCTAACAAGCCAACTACGTGAACATACCTTCTGGAGAAGGTGAACGACTCTGCGATGGGTCTcctttatatatttgttgataaaGTCCATTGGCATTGCCTTTGGGTCTAGTTCATCCAATGACTTGATGCCAACGGCCCTAAGCTGTACCCCCAGAGTCACAAATGTGCCACCAGACGTATCGCTTCTACTTCTAGTGTTTTGGAGGCTTTTGGAGCTGATAGCGAACCCTGATAATGTATTGAGAGGAAGACAGCAAGGTAATCCACCATCATATTTCCTATGTTTAACCACGGACCATACCACTAACGATCCAGATCGGTTGACACTAGTCTCTTGGAGTATCTGATGACCGCTGGACTCGTCAATCTGTTGCATCAGATGTCCATGTTAGCACGTATAAAAGGTATCTGAAAGACATGCGATCGTGCATGTCAACATACCTCAAAAACAGATATAGCGTTCCAAGGGTTCTTGCCAGTTGTGTAATATCCCACATCTGTGAGTACCTCAGGCCTCCCAGACAAATCCCACTGCGAAAACCAGATTAAATTAAAATGGAGTACCATTACGAATtgtgtctgtgtgtgtgtgtgaatgttTAATTAGTATAGTACCTCATGACGCCTACGCTCATCTCCAAGGATATCAAGGACAAACTCTGGAGAGTACTCACGTAGAAGAAAGGTGGTGCTTGCTACTATAACCATTTCTTTCGGATCATCATAGTAAGGAGACTCACGGAGGGTTGCATATATCTTCAAGGACTTGGGACCAGAAACAAATGACCACGGGTCATCGTCAATGGTAGGACTTATGATCTGACAGAAGGCATCAACCATCCTTTGTCCCAGCAACATCATATATCTAATCTCGTAATCACACTCATTACCTGCCCGtgaattaaatgttaattattatatGCATATCAACACTTAGtcgtttatgattatgaatataTAGATGAACGGACCTCCAGGAAGAGTCTGCATCTCGTAAGATTTTCTTTCACATGATCGTTCAAGGCATGCGACCCATCGCTCAGCTCCAAATGCCAAGCCTATACGACCCAGAATGTTGTAAATCTTGCGGGGTATAGATCTATGTTCAATTTTAAAATGCTCCACCCATATGACCTGTTCAAATCAATATGCAGGGTAAATTGGTTTATACAGTAGGTGTGTCTGGCTCTTCTAAAAAGAAATAAACGAAGATTTTTAAACCTTGGATAATCTCTCGGCTGTTCCTTGTATCCAACATCCGGATGGATAACCAACATTCCCAGAAGGTTCAATTGGAACATCTGCAACTACCCAAGTCGATTGATCAATTTGTTTACAAGTTCTAAGAAAAACAAAGCTCCTTTTGGGAACTAATGGTGTAGTCGCTTGCAATTCTGTGTACATCTGCATGTGACACAGTACAAGCAAGTATAGATaataagcaaatatatataataaaaagaaatacaagCAGAAAGACAAAGAGAAAAGTGAATGTCTGAAATACAAGCTGCAAAGACCCATCTGGGTTTCCCAAGGATGATCCATTGAACAAGTCTCGGATTTTTATTGCTTCCAACACTATGGATGGAAATAGTTCGCTCCATTTATtctgaaaaattataaattgtaaGAATGAAGATAGTATCTATCTAGAAATTAAGATGTAATTATCGAATTGGGCGGATGAGTTACTACGTACACCCGTGAGCTTATGGGCTAGTTGCATTGGTTCCATGTTAACAACAGTAGAAGCCCTTGATCCTTGGGTCCATAAAGAAGAAGAGTTGGTATAATTTGGCCTGGGGAAGGTTCGTTGATAATGTTGTTCATCAAGAATGTCCCTCCCATCCATTGGAGATTTGGTCCATATAATTCCATTATTGTCATTAGCAAGAGTGCACAGTTCTTGGACAGCAGAGCTCGCAATGAGGGAATGGTCGATATACGTAGTTTTCTCCTCCCCTTGTTGTTGTGGTAGGTTTAATCCAAGAGAAACAACCCTGGGGTCGATAGCCTCCATCGGAGCAGCAACAACACGACCAATCAACTCAAGTTCGAAATCCCTCATAAGTTTTTCATCTCTGAGAACCTGTATATACAACATCAACATCGACAAATTAGTGAAATTACTATTACTACTCTATTATTAATGAGCATCTTTTAAAGTTGACTCTAACTTGACTAATTAAGTTGAGACATCTTGAACCAttaaattatacgagtatatatatttaacgtACCAATTGTTCATCTCTTGGTTTCAAATGTTGTTGTGCTTTCAATAATATTGGTTTATCTATGAGGAATAGATGATGTAGGTCTTCTTTCATCATAATTAACGCGTCTTCATTTTCATTCTCCAACGATAACTGTTGTGTTTTCTTCTCTACACCATCAATATTAATCGTCGTCATATATCCAAGAGGAAGacgtactttttttttttgttgttgtggaCAACCGGCCGGTTATAGGTTTTTCTAAGATTTATTTAGAgtattctttctctctctttcgttgttttttttttttttttaagaaaattagaATTTGGAGTTTGATATGGATTGCAATTAGAACTACGGATAACGTTTACAAATATATTGTATAGTTACAAATCTTGTTTTCATCTATGATACTTCAAACTTTAACTAGTGATATTCACCTGCCTACCGCGAAATGGCGaatatctattttattatttttgttgaaaGGTTTGTattatttgctcgcaacaggggatctagcttacgttgttttaaccgggttcacgctagagagccccctcaCCCTAAATACCTAGTAGaaggagaaactcccaactaaaccgcctgaatgcacgacatttaattgggataaaactctgcaccctctgcaggactcaaacctgcttcgtTGGAGGATTTTATGTGAAATcccttttaaatgttttttccATGTTTCGAACTTGAGACCTCCAGCATATAAAACTAATGCTCAACCACTAGCTATGATAGAAAGTacatctattttattattttaaaaacgaTATACGTCACTGCGAAGTTTGAGGTTAATCACTTAATCAAACCTTTAAACCAAAAATCTCATACACACCTAGTctacttaaaaatattttcacccaatttaagCTTTTCTTACGTTGTGCACTCCtcttttagtatattataataagACATAATTTTTGCCCACCTATATCAACCTAAGGATATACTTCATTGGTTAAACACATATTCTTAGGTAAGGATTTctaatcattttcaaaaataagcAAACATAGGAGATGGTATTATCCATGGATGTTTAGGTATAAAGCTTTGCAGAAAAAATGTATAAAGTTGGAGAATGAAAATAGAAATAAGATGGAATAAGGAAAATAGAAAAAGGAGATCAATTGGTAACATGTTTTTTGACTGAAGTTGTTTCGTGGAGGGGAGACTCTGATAGCCacgtttacattttaaaaacaaaaacttaaggTGCGTCTGGTTCTAACAGGGAAATGGGAAACGGAATGCAATCAAATACCAAGAATATTATCATTCCATTAGTGTTGCTTGGTTTGTACAAAGGAATTATTACAATTGCCATTGCTATTGTttggttattataaatatactattaaaaaaagaagagcAAATGCATCACCTCAAATTATCTCATACGTAATCACCTCAAACTATCTCATACGTAATCATcttataatatttatctaattcaTAGCAATTGTGTGCTTATCGAATACCAGACAACAATATATTGCAAGAGCCGATAaactccaaaaaaaaaaaaagtcaggCAACATTCTTTTACAGCAATAGCAATTGAGGGAATGGATGTGTCATAAGAGTTGCTTACCCCATTCTTTTAcagtcatatttttttttaccttcaaAGAAAACAATCATTCTCTTTGTTACTCCGATGATGTCGCTATAGTGAcatatgtatttcatatgtttttctttttctataataacaataacagatATATCTTTGAGTGATATTCGaatctttaattaaaataatccACCTTGTTTTGAtgtactagcacgttacccgcgcaatgcggcggtggtcatgagtggggggccgagtgttggtggtggagacggcgtcgagtggtgtggataattgatgtaaatggttaatgaaaatatattaaagaataaatgattggtagtgtaaattaatcattaatgttatgtggtagtgtatgttgaaatattttaaggggtgctaagtaaaattattacatattttcaatacttccataaataaaaggggctatttcttttataatatagtatagataatgtgatgattttttttcattaatgaaggatgagagaaaaaaaagaaattgatggTTGTAAAGAGAGAAAAGATTATAGTGCTGGAAAATAAGAGGTATTGATTACCATTACCCCCAATTTACTCTATAATAGTCCATTACCCATAATTGGTATTGATTACctactttatttttaatcaaacaTAGTTAATAACTATGAAACCCATTCCCCACCCTTAAATACCCTCTACCAGGCACTCCCTTAATTATACTGAAACTTTGTTTTATCAAAAGTAAAGTTAAAGAAGATGTGgtccttttttgtttttgattcggaatttgtaacattttaatGGCTAAAAATCAGAGTGACAAAAATtccgagaaaaaaaaaaaaactaaaaagccCTCCCAAAAATAAATACGTATTAAAAGatgtaaaaatacaaaatatctTTACCTGAAAAATATCTAAAAAGCAATTAAAAATTtgcaattattattaatttccaAAAAGCAACCCCACAATAAAAAATCCATAAAGCAGTGGCAAAGAGTGTAGTACACATTCTACACCCATCACACCCTATCTTACTTTTCGTCACGATATTTTTAGTTTCAGTCGCTATAAATCCCACACTCATCACCCGATATTTCCAACtacatttttcataaattttaccACCTTTTTTCACACAATCTTTCATACAATGGCAACTATGGCAACAACAGTCACTAAAACAACTTTCTTAGAACAATCATCATTCCATGGAGTTCCCATTTCTTCTTCACCAATTCGTTTCCAACCAATTAAATCCACACAAAACAACAAGTCCATCACCATATCCGCATCGTCTTCGTCGCAATATGATCTTGGATCATTCACTTTCCGACCCATCAAGGAATCGATTGTGGCCCGAGAAATGATCAGGAGGTACATGACTGATATGATCACCTATGCTGATACCGATGTCGTCGTCGTTGGTGCTGGATCCGCCGGTCTCTCTTGCGCTTACGAGCTTAGTAAAAATCCTAACGTTCAGGTATTTTTTTAGTGTGCGAGAAATACGACCGAATAagatttcaaatatattttatataatttaattaaacacTACTATTTACCAGCTATACTACtacatttaaaataatataaatagtaCCATGTCCAATATTCATTGTTGGGTCACATGACTATTAGTAACGTGTGATATgaccaaaataaaaatacataattagCCCCTTTTGTTAACTCTTTATAATTTTGGttactaattaattagtttgttACTAATTAGGTGGCAATTATCGAGCAATCCGTGAGCCCGGGTGGTGGTGCGTGGCTAGGCGGACAACTATTCTCAGCAATGGTTGTCCGGAAGCCAGCGCACCTCTTTCTAGACGAGCTAGAAATCGAGTACGACGAGCAAGACGACTACGTCGTGATCAAACACGCAGCTCTATTCACATCAACCATCATGAGCAAGCTTTTGGCTAGGCCAAACGTGAAGCTATTCAACGCCGTGGCTGCTGAAGATTTGATCATCAAAGAAGGAAGAGTTGGTGGTGTGGTGACTAACTGGGCTCTTGTGACTATGAACCATGATACACAGTCGTGTATGGACCCGAATGTTATGGAAGCTAAGGTGGTGGTGAGTTCATGTGGGCATGATGGGCCTATGGGTGCTACTGGAGTCAAAAGGCTAAGAAGTGTAGGAATGATTGAGAGTGTTCCTGGTATGAAGGCACTTGATATGAACACGGCCGAAGACGCGATTGTTCGGCTTACGAGAGAAATCGTTCCCGGTATGATCGTCACCGGGATGGAAGTTGCCGAGATTGATGGGTCACCGAGAATGGTAAATTACTTGCATATACTTTTTGTGTCATCGAAATGGGTCAAATAAATTGGTTGGTTTAGGTACTTGGGTTGGGTAAGTTTGATGggtcaacaaaaaaaataaatttggaaTGAATCACATTAATATAGTTTAGGAcaactttcaattttttttttttttttgttttaaatctgTTTGACATATTTTGCTTTTAGCCAAGTTATTTAGTTTTACTCGCTTGATCTTGTTTAATTTACTCGATTGCCTCTTGGGGAGAAGACCGGGGTTCAAATTCTGACACCAGTAGTACTTCTTGGTGTTTCTTGTAGTAGTATAGAAGTAGAGTGGATTTGTCATTTGCCCTTTAAAATTAGGACTAGGTTTTACAATAATTTGTTGAGCTTTCTTCATATGCATATGTTCTTGATACGTTTTGTAAAATGCAGGGCCCGACCTTTGGGGCGATGATGATATCAGGGCAAAAAGCAGCCCATTTGGCATTGAGGGCATTGGGGCTACCTAACGCTCTCGATGGATCCTATGTCGGAAGTGGCAAGCCAGAGTTGATTCTTGCAGCAGCAGAAAATGCAGACATTGTTGATGCTTAAATGTGGTAGAATTTCAATTTAGGATGAGGAATAAGAGTTGTGGATAATGGGGATGTCGGTAGTGGTTTGAGATGAAGCTTTTGTTTTCTTGTTGATTTGCTTTGCTCAGGATGATGTTTGGGTTGAATTAATGGTCCCTTTTTCCCTTCGATAACCGTAGTTTTTCGATTACGGCTTTTatatttttcccttttttctACTACcggatttatttatttttgacaaCTCTTTAAGATTGGTGATGCAAGAAACACTCGGAATGATTTCCCCAAGAGGATGTGTGTGACCATGTCATGTGCTAGAAGCAGATAGCCAATTAGAGGGTTGGGTAATATATCTTAATCAAAACTTCAAGTCCTTAGGCAACGAGTTGGATTGGGTCAGGTTAATTATTCCACAACACCTCTTTGATacataacaataaattaaatcaatgtATACATTGTTGATGTTGGGTATAAAATCTAAATCTCACATTGGAAAAACTTTATATGCATACATTGGACTTGCTAAGTTGGATAACAATGATCCTTACATTAAACATCTAACCTTGACTCGACCGGCCCGCCCAATCCATTTACCTGTTTTGTATAACCAaagcttactatttttattcCGTTGAACCATTGTCTATAAATCAAAACTAAATCAgcttttatataaagttataaacataTACTCGTTTATTTTTGCACAAAACAAAGTAACAAAACTATTAATGGTGATCTATAGAGTACACATTTTTTATGATGAGAATGGTACCAACGCGTTGTGGTGGTCGTGGAGTtagcggcggtgagatgatgggagtgataggttatagagtgtgataggttataggagttgatagatcatagagtgtgatagccaaatgccttagtcgtacgggctccgccctcggatttaaaaattcgtcaaaagtatatcgaatgatatctttaataaatgaacatggaattttaagaacacccatataatttttatgatttatcgatatacggtttttgagataaaagattttgaatgaattagatgaataaaatgatttatgtacgagagaggaaaaaaatgagtggttgagatttgggTAGAGagatgaaagttgaaagttgtgggGCATTGATGTATTGTACATCCCACATtatcatgtgtatattgttgaaattgaaaattgaaaccttatttgttttataatatacgagagcaagtacccgcgcgttgcggcggtaagatggtggggt includes these proteins:
- the LOC122611091 gene encoding thiamine thiazole synthase, chloroplastic-like, with product MATMATTVTKTTFLEQSSFHGVPISSSPIRFQPIKSTQNNKSITISASSSSQYDLGSFTFRPIKESIVAREMIRRYMTDMITYADTDVVVVGAGSAGLSCAYELSKNPNVQVAIIEQSVSPGGGAWLGGQLFSAMVVRKPAHLFLDELEIEYDEQDDYVVIKHAALFTSTIMSKLLARPNVKLFNAVAAEDLIIKEGRVGGVVTNWALVTMNHDTQSCMDPNVMEAKVVVSSCGHDGPMGATGVKRLRSVGMIESVPGMKALDMNTAEDAIVRLTREIVPGMIVTGMEVAEIDGSPRMGPTFGAMMISGQKAAHLALRALGLPNALDGSYVGSGKPELILAAAENADIVDA
- the LOC122580633 gene encoding homeobox-leucine zipper protein HDG11-like, coding for MQMYTELQATTPLVPKRSFVFLRTCKQIDQSTWVVADVPIEPSGNVGYPSGCWIQGTAERLSKVIWVEHFKIEHRSIPRKIYNILGRIGLAFGAERWVACLERSCERKSYEMQTLPGGNECDYEIRYMMLLGQRMVDAFCQIISPTIDDDPWSFVSGPKSLKIYATLRESPYYDDPKEMVIVASTTFLLREYSPEFVLDILGDERRRHEWDLSGRPEVLTDVGYYTTGKNPWNAISVFEIDESSGHQILQETSVNRSGSLVVWSVVKHRKYDGGLPCCLPLNTLSGFAISSKSLQNTRSRSDTSGGTFVTLGVQLRAVGIKSLDELDPKAMPMDFINKYIKETHRRVVHLLQKESACRST
- the LOC122579867 gene encoding protein NDR1-like, which translates into the protein MSDYNTQNNSGTACFRCCFSFVLTLGLTALFMWLSLRTSNPVLSIQDVYIPALNKTLNSTSYQSIYLDIKLDNENKDKGIYYDQINITIRYHDQINATKPSQNIPISNYTIPGFYQGHKKHTRRKNWTDTHGLLPLDGMAIFRVDLMTGIRFKILFWKTKKHRINVGADFEVSDKGQKVQKKGTRLKSGVPGLFSGHSPGASLLVGFITFELVFF